Proteins found in one Eretmochelys imbricata isolate rEreImb1 chromosome 9, rEreImb1.hap1, whole genome shotgun sequence genomic segment:
- the VMA21 gene encoding vacuolar ATPase assembly integral membrane protein VMA21, whose protein sequence is MERYDKAAPPELGQNEGSLTSTLRTLLFFTALMILLPIGLYFSSKAYVFEGTLGMSNRDSYFYAAIVAVVTVHVVLALFVYVAWNEGSRQWREGKQD, encoded by the exons ATGGAGCGCTACGATAAAGCGGCGCCCCCGGAGCTCGGGCA AAATGAGGGCTCCTTAACATCAACTCTAAGAACGCTTCTGTTCTTCACAGCTCTGATGATCTTATTACCTATTGGGCTGTACTTCTCTTCAAAGGCTTATGTATTTGAAG GTACCTTGGGAATGTCCAACAGAGACAGCTATTTTTATGCTGCCATCGTCGCTGTAGTTACTGTTCATGTGGTACTTGCTCTCTTTGTCTATGTAGCTTGGAACGAAGGGTCTCGCCAGTGGCGTGAAGGCAAGCAGGACTAA